The DNA segment CGCCGCTGAACATTCCGTACCAGGTCGCCTTCGTCCTGGACGTGGCCGGCGACAACGAGGCGCTCGTCGCCCGCAACGGCAGCGGCGTCACCGACGTGGCATCGCTGCGCGGCAAGAAGGTGGCGACGCCGTTCGCGTCGACCGCGCACTACAGCCTGCTCGCCGCGCTCGACGCCGCCGGCGTCAAGGAGTCCGAGCTGACCATCGTGGACCTGGAGCCGCAGGACATCCAGGCGGCCTGGACGCGTGGTGACCTGGACGCGGCGTACAGCTGGCTGCCCTCGCTCGACGAGCTGAAGAAGACCGGCAAGGTCCTGATCACCAGCCGGGAGCTGGCGGCCGGCGGCAAGCCGACGCTCGACCTCGGCGTGGTCTCGACGGCGTTCGCGTCAGCCCACCCGGAGGCGGTCGACGCGTGGCGCAAGGTGGAGGCGCAGGCCCTGGACATCATCGCCGCCGACCCCGACGCCGCCGGGAAGGCCGTCGGCGCCGAGCTGAACCTGAGCCCGGAGGAGGCCAAGGCCCAGCTGTCGCAGGGCGTGTTCCTGAAGCCGGCCGACCTGTCGTCGCCGGAGTGGCTGGGCACCGAGGGCAGCCCCGGCAAGCTCGCCGACAACCTGGTCAGCGCCGCCGAGTTCCTCAAGGGCCAGCAGAAGATCGACGCCGTGCCGTCCCTCGCCGACGTGCAGAAGGCCATCTACGTGAAGGGGCTGCCCGGTGTCCTCGGATGATCCCGCGGTCCTCATCGAGGGTGTCCGGCACGACTACGGTGACGTCACCGCGGTGGGGCCGATCGACCTGACCGTGCCGGCGGGGGAGTTCCTCGTCCTGGTCGGCGCCTCCGGATGCGGCAAGAGCACGCTGCTGCGGCTGATCGAGGGCTTCGAGCAGCCGACGCACGGCAGGGTCCGCATCGCCGGATCGGTGCCGGAACCGGGCCGCGGGGCCGGGCTGGTCTTCCAGCAGCCGCGGCTGTTCCCCTGGAAGACCGTGGGCGGGAACGTCGGACTGGCGCTGAAGTACGCGGGCATCACGCCGACCGCTTCCCGGATCGACGAGCTGCTCGCCCAGGTGGGCCTGCATGACGTGGCGAAACGCCGCACCTGGCAGATCTCCGGTGGCCAGCAGCAGCGGGTCGCGATCGCCCGTGCCCTGGCGGTCGAGAACCCCCTGCTGCTGCTCGACGAGCCGTTCGCGGCCCTCGACGCGCTCACCCGCGAGCGGCTTCAGGAGGACCTGAGGCGGGTCAGCGCGGAGACCGGGCGTACGTCCATCTTCGTGACGCACAGCGTGGACGAGGCGGTCTTCCTCGGCAGCCGGGTCGTGGTCCTCACGCCCCGGCCCGGCCAGATCGCCCTCGACCTGCGGATCGATCTGCCCCGTACCGGTGTCGCCGCCGGCGAGCTGCGCGGCTCGCCGGAGTTCGCGGCGCTGCGCGCCGAGGTGGGCCACGCGATCCGCGACCGGTCGACGGTCTAGCCCTTCTTCACCACGACCTTCCTGCCGGAGGCGGTGACGGTGTACGCGACGGACCGGTGAGTCCACGGGTTCGTCGCGCTGACCTTCACGCCGCCGGTGACGTTCGTGACGGTCACCTTCACCGGGGAGGAGCGGGTCGCGGCGGTGCGGGCGATCGCGCGCAGGGTCGCGACCTCCACCTTCTTGTTCCTGGCGGCCTTCCGGGTGTCGGTGGCGGCGGCGCCGGCGATCGTGCGCACGGTCGCCGGCATCGTCAGGTAGGCGACGCCCTTCGCCAGGGTGGCGGGGTCGACCGTCGCGGCGGCGGTGGGCAGGGTGACGGTCTGTGCCCCGTACGAGAAGATCATGTCCACGGTGACCGCGCCCTGGTCCGCGTTGCCGGCCATCGCGAGGTGCGCGCCGGTCAGCACACCGGTGGCGCCGACGTGCAGGACCACATCGGCGCCCTGGGTGTCGGCGGTGGTCAGGTCGGCGCTGCCGTCCTCGTGGGTGACCTTGCTGCCGCCGCCGTCGATGCCGCTGGTCATGGCGACCGGGCTCGGCGCGTTCTCGTCGAGGTAGGCGTCCAGGTCCAAGGCCTCGTCCGCGGTGAACACGTACTTCACGGCGGGCCGGCCCATCATCCGCAGCGCCTGCGCCTCGGCGCCGTCCGGCACCGGTTCCCAGAGTCCCTCGCCGTCCACCGCGAAGGAGTCCGCCGACCCGGAGCCGGCCGTGCTGAACCGATCGTCGTAGCGCCCGTGCGCCAGATCGGCCGTGGTCGAGCCGACGCCGTCGACAACCGCCGGGCTTCCCGGGAAGGTGAACCGATAATCCGATGCGGTCTTCCATCCCTGTACGCCGGCCGCCGCCGACGCCGCGGCCACCGCCGAGAGCTCGGCAGCCATCTGGGCCGAGGTCAGCGTCGTCGTCGTATCGGCGGCGAACGCGGCGCCGGGCGCGACGAGCAGTCCGGCGGCGACCGTCGCCGTGGCGAGCAGAACGGCAGGCCGGGTGAGAACGGACATGCGGCAACCTTCAGGGACGGCGGGACCGGATGCCGTAGTGATCGGTCCCATCGGGGTCAGGCTGAGATGATCCCTGATCAGTAGCTGCCGCCGCCTCCGCTGTCGGAGCCGCCGCCACCTCCGCTGCTGAAGTCGCCGCCACCGGTGCCGGGCGTGGCGTCACCGCCCGCGAACAGCGACCAGCGGGTGTCGGCGTTCGGGTCGCGGTCGGCCCGGGACGGTTGACGGACGGCGCCGTGGCGCAGGCCCTTGCCGGCCGCGCGGGCCGCGGCGAGCCGTTCCTCGCGGGTCCGCGGGCGGGCCGGACCTCGCAGGTGCCGGAGGATGAGCAGGAACAGGACGACGGTGACGGCCGCGATTCCAGCGGCCCAGAGAAACCACTGCATGCCTACGACGGTAGGAACCCCGCGCCACGGGTAAACGGGTGATCATGAGCGACGTCAACCCTGAAGCATTCGCCGAGTTCACCACGCAGGACGGGCCGGGCTCCGCCGACATCGACGAAGAGCGGCCCGCCCCCGGGGAACCGTCCGTGGCGGCCACCAGTGAGGAGCGCAACGCGGACGAGAGCGCTGAGGAGTTCCCCGGGGAGCGTGACCTGTAGGGCCTCTGCCCAGGCCCTACGGCTTGCGGCCGACCGCGCCGTACTCGTCGACCGGCCGGATCTCGTCGCCGGTGGCACCCGCCGCCGGACGCCACTCGGCGCACGGGACCAGGCCGGGCTCGAGCACGTCCAGGCCCTCCAGGTAGCGGCGGAGCTGGTCGGGGTGGCGCAGGTGGTAGCTGAGCGGCGCGTTCGCGTTCCACACGCCGATCGCCTCCTCGAACGCCGGGCCGTCGATCACGTTGGTGCCGTCGGCGGTCACCAGGTAGCTGCCCGGCGCCAGTTCGGCCAGCAGCGTCCGGACGATCTTCACGGCGTCGTCGAGGTCGGGCACGTGACCGAGGATGTTCATCAGGATCAGGCCGACCGGCTGGGTCAGGTCGAGGGTGCCGCGCGCCGCTTCGAGGATCTGCAGCGGCTCGTGCAGGTTGGCGTCGACGTACTCGGTGCGGCCCTCGGCGGTGCCGGTGAGCAGCGCCCGCGCGTGCACCAGCACCAGCGGGTCGTTGTCCACGTAGACGATCTTGGAGTCGGGCGCGGCGGCCTGGGCGACCTGGTGGGTGTTCTCCGCCGTCGGCATGCCGGTGCCGATGTCGAGGAACTGCCGGATGCCGGCGTCGGTGGCCAGGTGCGTGACGGCCCGCTTGAGGAAGGCCCGCGACTGGCGGGCGACCACCGCGATGTCCGGGTACAGATTCGCGAAGTCGTCGCCGACCGCGCGGTCCACCTGGTAGTTGTCCTTGCCGCCCAGCCAGTAGTTCCAGACCCGGGCGGAGTGCGGGACGGTCGTGTCGAGCTTGGCGTCGTTGTCGGTCATCGGGGGGCTCCTGACGTGTGGTGACGCAGAGCATACGCGGGTCCGATGAGGACAGTGGGGCATGGTCGGCCGACCGGGGGAGGGTCAGATGTCTAGAGCTCGGCGAGGTCGCGCGGCAGGCCAGGGAGTGGAGGGACGCCATCCGAAAGGGAGCGGGCGTGACGCGTCCCCCGTCCGCGTCACGCCCGTCTCAACGACCCGCCCACCCCCACCGTCCTGGGGTGGCCGGGAGGTCCATCACGGGATCGACCACCACACGGTGGTGTCCGGCGGCAGCACCACGTTGTCGGCGGTGCCGTCCAGCGCGCCGCTGGTCAGCAGCAGTTCGCCGGGGCGGCCCACGGCGACCGGCGCGCCGGTCATGTTGACCGTGCAGCGGAACACCGGGTGGCCGGCGACCTCGCGCTCGAACGCCAGGACGCCCTCCGGGGCCGGCACCCAGCGCAGGTTGTCGGTGGGCGCGAGCGCCGGGTTGCCGCGGCGGACGCCGAGCGCGGCGCGGTACAGCTCCAGCGTCGAGCCGGGCACGCCCTCCTGCGCCTCGACGCTCAGCCGCGCCCACGACGCGGGCTGCGGCAGCCAGCTGCCGCCACCGTCGGGACCGAAGCCGTACGGGGCCTCGGTGCCGCTCCACGGGATCGGCACCCGGCATCCGTCACGGTAACCGTCCTGGCCGGCCGCCCGGTGGAACGCCGGATCCTGCCGCACCTCCGGGGGAAGGTCGACGACCTCGGGCAGGCCGAGCTCCTCGCCCTGGTAGAGGTAGGCCGAGCCGGGCAGCGCCAGCATCAGCGCGGTGGCGGCGCGGGCCCGCTGCAGGCCGGCGACCGGGTCCACCTCGGTGGGGCGGCGGCCTGCGACCTCGCCGTCACCGGTCTGCAGCAGCCGGTTGGTGTGCCGGACGACGTCGTGGTTGGAGAGCGTCCAGGTCGTCGGGGCGCCGACCACCCGCATCGCGGCCAGCGAGTCGTCGATCATCCGGCGCTGCTGCTCGGCGTCCCACCTGGTGCCGAGGTAGCTGAAGTTGAACGCCTGGTGCAGCTCGTCGTCACGGACGTAGTCGGCGACCCGGGCCAGGGTGGGTGCCCAGGCCTCGGCCACGGCGATGCGCTCACCCGGGTACTCGTCGAGGATCCTGCGCCACTCGCGGTAGATCTCGTGCACGCCGTCGCGGTCGAAGCAGGGGCTCTCGCCGACGCCCAGCAGGTGCCATTCGGCGTCGCCGCCGACGTCCGGCAGGCCGTCCTCCTTGACCATGCCGTGCGCCACGTCGATCCGGAAGCCGTCGACGCCCAGGTCCAGCCAGAACCGCAGGATGGTCTTGAACTCGTCGCGGACCGCCGGGTGCTCCCAGTTGAAGTCCGGCTGCTCGGCGGCGAACAGGTGGAGGTACCACTCGCCGTCCTCGACGCGCGTCCACGCGGGACCGCCGAAGATCGACGGCCAGTCGTTCGGGGGCAGCTCGCCGTTCTCACCCTTGCCGGGGCGGAAGTGGTAGCGGTCCCGGAACGGCGAGCCCGGTCCCTCGCTGAGCGCGCGCTTGAACCACTCGTGCTGGTCCGAGGAGTGGTTCGGGACCAGGTCGACGATGATCCGCATGCCGTGCTCGTGGGCGCCGGCGATCAGCTTCTCGGCGTCCGCGACGGTGCCGAAGATCGGGTCGACGGTGCGGTAGTCGGACACGTCGTAGCCGGCGTCCGCCTGGGGGGAGGCGTAGAAGGGGGAGAGCCAGACCGCGTCGACGCCCAGATCCCGCAGGTACGGCAGGCGGCTCAGGATGCCGGGCAGATCGCCGATACCGTCGCCGTTCGAGTCGGCGAAGCTGCGGGGGTAGATCTGGTAGATGACCGCGTTGCGCCACCAGGATGCGGGCGGCGCCTCCACGGCGGGCGGTGCGATCAGTTGATCAGTCATGACGACGAACGCTAGCAGGTTACTAACACGTGTTACATAGCCCGACGGTTGATTTCTTGCAGCAAGTTCTTGCAGCGAAGTCTTATGCCGGTTTTGCGGTGGAATCCCGGATGATCAGCGAGGTGCCGAGCGTCTGGTGCGGATGCTGATCCTCACCGCGAATCGCCGAGATCAGGAAGTCGGCGGCCATCCGCCCCTTGGTCACGATCGGCTGCCGCACGGTGGTGAGCCGGGGACGGAACCAGGCCGACTCGGCGAGGTCGTCGAAGCCCGTCACGGACACGTCGGCGGGCACCTCCACCGCAAGTTCTTGCAAAGCATCCACGGCCCCGTACGCGAGCACGTCGGAGAGGGCGATCACGGCGGTCGGCGGGTTCGGGAGCGCCATCAGCCGGCTCGTGGCGCGGTGGCCGTCGTGCCGGGTCACCGGCACCTCCGCCATCCGCACATCGGCCAGGCCGAGGCCGACCTCGGCCAGCGCGTCACCGATGCCGGCCAGGCGGCGGGCCAGCGGACCACGATAGCCGCGCACCGCCGCGTCCGGCCCCGGCTCGATGGAGAGCACGGCCAGCTGCCGGTGGCCGAGTTCGAGCAGGTAGCGGGCCACCTCCGCGGCCCCTCCCCGGTCGTCCACCTCGACGCTCGGCGCGCCTTCGTGCCGGTCGCTGTCGATCAGCACGAACGGGATCCCGCGCCGATCCAATTCGGCCACCTCGCCGCGGTCGACCTCGAGGCCGCAGACGATGAACCCGTCCACTGCCGCGTAGGGGATGGCCTTGAGCACGGAATCCTGGAGCGGCGGCGTCAGGAGCAGCGTGTAACCCTCGCGGTCGCAGACCTGCCCGGCGCCCATCAGGAAGCGCGAGTAGTAGGGGTTCTCCAGCACCTGCGCGAGCCGCTGCGGCAACAGCACGCCGATCGAGTTCGTGGTGCCCGCCTGCAGCATCCGCCCCAGCGTGTTGGGGGTGTATCCGAGCTGCTCGGCGGTGTCGAGGATCCGCTGCCGGGTGGCCGCGGAGATCCGCTGCGGGTTGTTGAACGCGAACGACACCGCCGATCGGGAGACACCCGCGGCCGTGGCCACATCACTGGACGTGGGCTTCCTCGACCGCATGAGAGCTCCCTGGGTAGGCAGCCACGATAACGCAGCCCGCCGGCGGTCACTCGGGGTGTTTCCGGACAGCACCGGCGGGCAGCGAGAAATCGTCAGGCGGCGCTGACCGGCACCTTCACGACCGCGTCGAACAGGTAGCCCAGAGTGTTGTGGACCGTGACGTCGGGCTGGGTGTTGCCGTGTACGTCGGTGGCCCGGGCCCGCAACTCGTGCGCGCCCGCGGCCGGCTTCCAGTCCAGTTCCCAGCGCTGCCAGACGTGACCGGGCGTGGCACCGTAGAAGCGGGCCCGCTTCCACGTCGCGCCGCCGTCGGTGCTGACCTCGACCTTACGGATCGGGCCGTGCGCCGACCAGGAGCGGCCGGTGAGCACGGTGCGCCGGCCGGCCTCGAAGACGGCGCCCGCGTCGAGTTCGAACGCGCTCTTCACGACCTGCTCGTTGATCGGCACGCCGTCGACCGGGTACTCCGAGCCGAACAGGCGGTAGAACTGGGTGCTCCACGGCGAGAACAGCGGCGTAGCCGACACCTCGATGCTGCCCAGCCACTTGATCGAAGCGATCCCGACCCAGCCCGGGACGATCACGCGTACCGGGAATCCGTGGTCTGCCGGAAGATCCTGCCCGTTCATCTCGTAGGCGAGGATGACGTCGTCGAGGGCCTTCTCCACAGGGAACGGGCGCCGCACCGGGCCGAGGTCGACGCCGCCGGAGACGAAGGTGGGGTCCAGGCCGACCGGCTGCACGTCGACGGCGTGCCGGCTCAACCCGGCCCGGCGCAGCACCGTCGACAGCCTCACGCCGCGCCAGCGGGCCACACCGACGGCGCCGAGCGTCCAGGCGGTGCCGGAGACCGTCTGCCCCTGCTGCGAGGTGAAGTAGCCGCGTCCGTTGCCGGCGCACTCGACGGCGGCCGGGATGGTCACGTCCGGCAGCCGCTTGAGCTCGTCGAGCGTGAAGGAGACCGGACCGCCGCGCAGCCCGGAACCGAAGACCGACAGGTTCCAGGTCGCGGCGTCGATCACCGGCGTCGACGTGTGGTTGCGGACGAAGAAGCGGTCGATCGGCACGTAGTAGCCGACGTCCTTGAGCGAGGACCACCGGGTCTCGGCGTTGGTGCCCAGGGGGCGGAGCAGCTCGGGGGGAAGCGGCTTGACGATGGGGGAGGCGGCGCGTGCCTCGGCTCCGGGAACAAGAGCGCCCACACCGGCCGCCGCGCTGAGCAGGAGAAGGTCACGCCGGGAGAAGCCGCGCGCCCGCCCGGCCACGAAGTCCTGCAATCGGCGCTCGTCGTATTCAAGCTCGTTCATGTCTAGGGATCCTATCGATTGGATAGGACATGTGGGTAGCCTGACACCCATGGACTTCCACTGGTTTCTTCCGACAAACGGCGACAGCCGCGACATCGTCGGCGGCGGGCACGGCGTTCCGGTCGGTGCGGCGGGTGGCGTCCGCCCGCTGACCATCGGCTACCTCGGGCAGATCGCGCGCAGCGCCGAGCAGCTCGGCTTCGTCGGCGCGCTCACCCCGACCGGCGCCTGGTGCGAGGACGCGTGGCTGACCACCGCGATGCTCACCGAGGTCACCGAGCGGCTCAAGTTCCTCGTCGCGTTCCGCCCCGGGCTGATCTCGCCGACGCTCGCGGCGCAGATGGCCTCGACGTTCCAGCGGCTGTCCGGTGGCCGGCTGCTGCTCAACGTGGTGACCGGGGGAGAGTCGCACGAGCAGCGCCAGTTCGGCGACTTCCTGGACAAGGACGCGCGGTACGCCCGGACCGGCGAGTTCCTGAGCATCATCAACCGCCTGCTCGCGGGCGAGACGGTCACCCACGACGGCACCCACCTCAAAGTGGAGGATGCGC comes from the Actinoplanes sp. OR16 genome and includes:
- a CDS encoding ABC transporter substrate-binding protein — its product is MRKIISVLSVLALGAGLAACGDGAASGGASPEEKSIRLAYQAFPSGDLIVKNQGLLEKALPDYKITWTKFDSGASINTAFVAKSVDIAAIGSSPVARGLSAPLNIPYQVAFVLDVAGDNEALVARNGSGVTDVASLRGKKVATPFASTAHYSLLAALDAAGVKESELTIVDLEPQDIQAAWTRGDLDAAYSWLPSLDELKKTGKVLITSRELAAGGKPTLDLGVVSTAFASAHPEAVDAWRKVEAQALDIIAADPDAAGKAVGAELNLSPEEAKAQLSQGVFLKPADLSSPEWLGTEGSPGKLADNLVSAAEFLKGQQKIDAVPSLADVQKAIYVKGLPGVLG
- a CDS encoding ABC transporter ATP-binding protein, encoding MSSDDPAVLIEGVRHDYGDVTAVGPIDLTVPAGEFLVLVGASGCGKSTLLRLIEGFEQPTHGRVRIAGSVPEPGRGAGLVFQQPRLFPWKTVGGNVGLALKYAGITPTASRIDELLAQVGLHDVAKRRTWQISGGQQQRVAIARALAVENPLLLLDEPFAALDALTRERLQEDLRRVSAETGRTSIFVTHSVDEAVFLGSRVVVLTPRPGQIALDLRIDLPRTGVAAGELRGSPEFAALRAEVGHAIRDRSTV
- a CDS encoding SAM-dependent methyltransferase; translated protein: MTDNDAKLDTTVPHSARVWNYWLGGKDNYQVDRAVGDDFANLYPDIAVVARQSRAFLKRAVTHLATDAGIRQFLDIGTGMPTAENTHQVAQAAAPDSKIVYVDNDPLVLVHARALLTGTAEGRTEYVDANLHEPLQILEAARGTLDLTQPVGLILMNILGHVPDLDDAVKIVRTLLAELAPGSYLVTADGTNVIDGPAFEEAIGVWNANAPLSYHLRHPDQLRRYLEGLDVLEPGLVPCAEWRPAAGATGDEIRPVDEYGAVGRKP
- a CDS encoding glycoside hydrolase family 13 protein, which produces MTDQLIAPPAVEAPPASWWRNAVIYQIYPRSFADSNGDGIGDLPGILSRLPYLRDLGVDAVWLSPFYASPQADAGYDVSDYRTVDPIFGTVADAEKLIAGAHEHGMRIIVDLVPNHSSDQHEWFKRALSEGPGSPFRDRYHFRPGKGENGELPPNDWPSIFGGPAWTRVEDGEWYLHLFAAEQPDFNWEHPAVRDEFKTILRFWLDLGVDGFRIDVAHGMVKEDGLPDVGGDAEWHLLGVGESPCFDRDGVHEIYREWRRILDEYPGERIAVAEAWAPTLARVADYVRDDELHQAFNFSYLGTRWDAEQQRRMIDDSLAAMRVVGAPTTWTLSNHDVVRHTNRLLQTGDGEVAGRRPTEVDPVAGLQRARAATALMLALPGSAYLYQGEELGLPEVVDLPPEVRQDPAFHRAAGQDGYRDGCRVPIPWSGTEAPYGFGPDGGGSWLPQPASWARLSVEAQEGVPGSTLELYRAALGVRRGNPALAPTDNLRWVPAPEGVLAFEREVAGHPVFRCTVNMTGAPVAVGRPGELLLTSGALDGTADNVVLPPDTTVWWSIP
- a CDS encoding LacI family DNA-binding transcriptional regulator, with product MRSRKPTSSDVATAAGVSRSAVSFAFNNPQRISAATRQRILDTAEQLGYTPNTLGRMLQAGTTNSIGVLLPQRLAQVLENPYYSRFLMGAGQVCDREGYTLLLTPPLQDSVLKAIPYAAVDGFIVCGLEVDRGEVAELDRRGIPFVLIDSDRHEGAPSVEVDDRGGAAEVARYLLELGHRQLAVLSIEPGPDAAVRGYRGPLARRLAGIGDALAEVGLGLADVRMAEVPVTRHDGHRATSRLMALPNPPTAVIALSDVLAYGAVDALQELAVEVPADVSVTGFDDLAESAWFRPRLTTVRQPIVTKGRMAADFLISAIRGEDQHPHQTLGTSLIIRDSTAKPA
- a CDS encoding sulfite oxidase, yielding MNELEYDERRLQDFVAGRARGFSRRDLLLLSAAAGVGALVPGAEARAASPIVKPLPPELLRPLGTNAETRWSSLKDVGYYVPIDRFFVRNHTSTPVIDAATWNLSVFGSGLRGGPVSFTLDELKRLPDVTIPAAVECAGNGRGYFTSQQGQTVSGTAWTLGAVGVARWRGVRLSTVLRRAGLSRHAVDVQPVGLDPTFVSGGVDLGPVRRPFPVEKALDDVILAYEMNGQDLPADHGFPVRVIVPGWVGIASIKWLGSIEVSATPLFSPWSTQFYRLFGSEYPVDGVPINEQVVKSAFELDAGAVFEAGRRTVLTGRSWSAHGPIRKVEVSTDGGATWKRARFYGATPGHVWQRWELDWKPAAGAHELRARATDVHGNTQPDVTVHNTLGYLFDAVVKVPVSAA